The genome window TCGGCCGGGCAGCACGCGAACGAAAGCTCGCCCATGGTGGGGGCCCTGCGCGCGGGGCGCGATCTGGCGAAGACGGGTCGGGTTTCGTTCACGCTCAACCCGCTCGAGAATCCCGACGGGTATGCCGTCTTCCGCGACCTCTGCCGCGCGCAGCCGCGCCACATGCATCACGCCGCGCGCTATACCGCGAGCGGTGCGGATCTGAGCCATGGCCAGGGCCGCTTCGAAAGCGCGATCCGCGACATCGCCCGCGATCATCTTCGCGCCAAGGTCCACGTGAACCTGCACGGCTATCCCAGCCATGAATGGACGCGTCCGCTTTCGGGCTACATCCCGCACGGCTTCGGGCAATGGACGATCCCCAAGGGATTCTTCCTGATCCTCCGCCACGATCCGGATGAAGCGGAGCTTGCGGCACGTGTGCTCGGCGCGGGGCTCGCCGCGCTCGCGGAGTTTCCCGAACTCGTCGCGCAGAACCGCCGGATGCTCGCGCTCTACGACAGCTATGTCTCCGGCCGGTCGTTCGACGTCTATGCCGACGCGATCCCCTACACCATCCGGGAGGAGGCCGATCCCGGCTATCCCGTGACGCTCATCACCGAGGCACCGGACGAGACCATCGGCGGCGAGGATTTCCGCATCGCGCAGGAAGGGCAGTATCGCGTGGTGATGGCCGTGGCCCGCGCGCTCGGCACGGGCCACGCCTGAAGGGCGGTCAGTCCGTCGGGCGCGTCGCATCCATCCGGCGGTCCCTGACGGCCAGCCAGACCGACAGCGCAAGGAATAGCGCGGTCAGCACGTAGAGCACGATCGAGATCCAGCTCGACAGCAGGATCGACCAATCCCCGTCCGAGATCGACATGGCGCGGCGCAGGTTCCGCTCCATGTCGCCGCCGAGCAGCAGCCCCAGAACGAGCGGCACGAGGCTGATGTCGAGCTTGCGCAGCAGATAGCCCAGCATCCCGAAGAGGATCATCACCTCCAGATCGAAGACCGAGTTGGCGATCGCGAACACGCCCACGAAGCTCACCGCCGCCACGACGGGCATCAGCGCCCATGTCGGCACCATCATCATCCGCGTGAACAGCCCGATCAGCGGCAGGTTCAGCACCAGCAGCGCGATGTTCGCAAGGTAGAGCGACGCGACCAGCCCCCAGACGAGATCCGGCTGCCGCGCGAAGAGAAGCGGTCCCGGCTGCACGTTGAGCGAGATCAGCATGGCCAGCATCACGGCCGTCGTCCCCGACCCCGGCACCCCGAGCGACAGCATCGGGATGAGCGCGCCGCCCGAGGCCGCGTTGTTGCCCGCCTCGGGGGCCGCCACGCCGCGCGGATCGCCCTTGCCGAACCGTCCCTCGCGGTTGCTGACCTGCTTTTCCATCGAATAGCTCATCACCGCGCCCAGCGACGCGCCCGCGCCGGGCAGGACGCCCGCGACGAAGCCCACGATCGATCCCCGCGCCATGGCCGCGCGTGTGGCCCAGATCGTGCGGAAATCGGGCAGCCAGCTCTGCACCCGGATCGAGGCCGACCGATCGCGCGCGCGACGCTCCAGAAGGAACAGGATCTCGGAAATCGCGAAGAGCCCGACCAGCGCGACAATCGCGTCCACCCCGTCGTAGATATGGTAGTTGCCGCCGGTGAAGCGGGGGATGCCGCTGATCGGGTCGATGCCGATCGTCGCGATCATGAGGCCGATCACGGCCGACAGCAGCGTCTTGCGCGGATCGACGCCCGCGATGCCGCCGATCGTGGCGAAGGCCAGGATGTAGAGCGCGAAGTAATCCGCCGGTCCGAAATAGATCGCCGCCTGCGCGAGGAGCGGCGCAAAGAGCGTGAGGCCGATCACCGACACGGTCGCCCCCACGAAGGAAGCCACGCCCGAGATCGCCAGCGCATCGGCCGCGCGGCCCTGCTGGGCCATCGGATAGCCGTCGAGCGTCGTCATCACCGCCGGTTCGTCGCCCGGAATGTTCAGCAGGATCGAGCTGATCCGGCCGCCATACATGCAGCCGAAATAGACCGCCGAAAGCAGGATGAGCGACGAGGTCGCGTCGAACCCGAAGGCAAAGGTCAGCGGGATGAGGATCGCGACGCCGTTCACGGGCCCGAGGCCCGGCATCGCGCCGATCAGCGTGCCCGCGAAACATCCGAGCAGCAGGAGCGCAAGATTGAGGGGGGTCAGCGCCACGGCGAAGCCGCCACCGAGCGCGATCAGGGTTTCCACGGGGGTACTCTCCTCAGAACCATGTGCCGAGCGGGGCCAGCGGCAGGCCCAGCACCCGGTCGAAAAGCGCCCAGAGTGCCGGCGCGATCACCGCGCCCAGCACGACCGATTTTCCGGCCGGCCCGTCCAGCACGATCGCCAGCAGCGCCACGAGCAGGAATGTCGCGATGAGAAATCCGAGCGGCACCAGCAACCACGCATAGCCCAGCAGCACGACGAGCGCGGCCCCCTGTCGGAGCAGCCGCTCGGGGCGTGGCCAGGCGACCTCGCTCCCGGGCCAGACGACGAGCGATGCGGACAGCATCATCGCCGGAATGCCCACGATGACGGGAAAGACCGCCGGGCCCAGCACGTCGCCGAACGGGGCCTCGTAGAGCCGCGCCTGCATGACGAAAAGCGCCGCGATCACGAAGACCGCGGCGCCGACGATCCGTGTCGTCATTCGATGATGCCGATCTCGCGCGAGATCTTGGCCATCTGCTCTTCCTGCTGCTGGACGTATTCGGTGAACTCGTCGCCACCGCGCCAGATCGGGATCAGTCCCGATTCCTTGGCCGCGCTCTGCCATTCCTCGCTGTTGTAGAGCGTCTCGAGCCGGTCGACCCATTGCTGGTACGCTTCGTCCGAGACGTCGCCGCCGGTATAGAGCCCGCGCCAGTTGTAGCCGGTCACGTCGACGCCCTGGCTCACCGCCGTGGGCAGGTCGGGGAAGGCCGGGATCGGCTCGTCGGACAGCACGGCCAGAACCTTGATGTCGCCCGACTCGATGAAGCCCGCGATCTCCCCGATATCGGTCGATACGACGTCGACCTGGCCGCCCATCATCTGCGTCACCGCATCGGTGCCGCCGTCGAACTGGACCCAGCGCAACGCCGAAAGGTCCTCGAGCCCCGCGGCGTCGGCGACCTGCAGAAGGCGGATATGGTCCCAGCCGCCTGCGCCCGACGACCCGGCGGTCACGAGCGATGCGGGATCGTTCGCCATCGCTTCGCTGACCGCCGCGAGATCGTCGTATTCGCTGTCGGCATCCACGGCGATCACGCCGACATCGGCCCCCAGCATGGCGATGTAGCGCATCGCGTCGAGCGGCGCGGGATAGCGGCCCTGCGCGATCTGCGTGATCCCGACGGTCGAGGTCGCGACGATCAGGTTCTCGTCACCCGGGCGTTCCCCGTCGACCATCGCAAAGGCCACGGCCCCGACGCCGCCGGGCATGTTCGTGACCTGGACGTTGCCGTCCACCAGGTCGAGATCGGTCAGGATCCGTCCGATCGTGCGGCAGGTAAAGTCCCAGCCGCCGCCCGGTGCGGACGGGGCGATGCATTCCGTCGTCTGTGCCTGCGCCGGGGCAAACGATGCGAGCGCGGATAGCGTCGCACCGGCCAGCACGGCCGTGAACTTCAATTTCATCTGATCCTCCCTTTGATCGTGAAAGCTACCACACAGGAGGTCCACGCGCTTTTCAAGCACGGATACGGATCGTCGGCTTGTAAATCGCCGCGCCCCGCTGGCAGAGTGCGCGCGTTGGAGGAGGAGAAATCATGAACGACGATCACGGCCCGGCCGCGCGCGGGCGACATATTACCATCTGCGAGGTAGGGCCCCGCGACGGTTTCCAGTCCGAGGAACGCTTTATCCCCACCGACGAGAAGATCGCGATCGTCGATGCGATGTTCGCGGCGGGCCTGAGACAGATACAGGTGACATCTTTCGTAAGCCCCCGTGCGGTGCCGCAGCTCGCCGATGCCGAAGAGGTGCTCGCGCGCATTTCACGCCCCGAAGGCGCCTCGGTCTCGGGCCTCGTCGCGAACCGCAAGGGCGCGGAACGTGCCGTCGGGGCAGGCGTCGATTTCGTCCACGGCGTCCTGTCGGCCTCCGAGACGCACAACCGCAAGAACGTGAACCGACCGATCGACGCGTCGCTATCCGAGATGGAGGAAGTTGCGGCCATCCTCGCACAAGGCGGCGTGGCGCTCGAAGGGGGGATCGCCACCGCCTTCGGCTGTCCGTTCGAGGGCGAAGTACCGGCAGAGCAGGTCGGCCGTATCGCCCGCCGGTATCAGGAGATGGGCGCGATGCGCGTCTCGCTCGGCGACACGACCGGAATGGCCACGCCCGTCACGGTCGCCGCCGCGATCTCTGCCATCCGCGATGCCGCACCGGGGCTCGAGATCGGGCTGCACTTCCACAATACCCGCGGCGTGGGGCTCGCCTGCGTGATGACGGGGCTGTCGCTCGGCGTCACGCATTACGATGCCTCGATCGGGGGACTCGGCGGTTGCCCCTTCGCCGCCGGTGCGACCGGCAACATCTGTACCGAGGATCTCGTCTATCTGCTCGAGGAGAGCGGCTATGCGACGGGTGTCGATCTGCAGGCGATCATCGCCGTGGCGGAACGCACGCAGGAGACCTTGGGCCGACCGCTTCCGGGCCAGGTGATGAAGGCCGGACCGCGGCTCAGACGTTACGACCCGGACGCGACCCGGACCGCCGCGGGATGAGCGATCTGCCGCTGTCCGGCGTACGCGTCGTCGATCTCACACGGATTCTTTCGGGTCCGTTCTGTTCCATGCTCCTGGGCGATCTCGGGGCCGATGTCGTCAAGGTCGAACCGCCGGGGCAGGGCGACCCCGTCCGCAAGCAGGGCGAGATCGTCGACGGAATGTCGTGGTATTTCGCGGGCTTCAACCGCAACAAGCGGTCCCTCGCGCTCGACCTGAGGTCCGACGACGGGCGCGAGGTGCTGGCCAAACTGCTCGCCCGGGCCGACATCCTGACCGAGAATTTCCGCCCCGGCGTCCTGTCGGAAATGGGCTTCACGCCCGAACGGCTGTCCGAGATCAATTCCGATCTGATCGTGGTCAGCGTGAACGGCTACGGATCGAGCGGCCCCTACGCCACGCGTCCGGCCTTCGACTTCATCACGCAGGCCATGTCGGGCTTCATGGCGACGAACGGCACGCCCGAGACCGGACCGATCCGTACAGCTCCGCCGATCACGGATCTGGTGGCGGGTCTCTATGCCGCGCTCGGAGCTGTCGCGGCCCTGAGGGGGCGCGAGGCTGGCGGCCCCGCGCAGGCTGTCGAGGCCTCGATGATGATGTCGATGATGTCGATGCTTGCCTATCTGTCGTCGAACGCGCTCGCCAACGGGCGCGACCCGGTGCCGACGGGCAACGATCATCCGATCGCGTCGCCCTACGGGCTGTTCCGCGCGTCCGACGGTCATATCGCCGTCGCCCCCTCGACCGAGGTGATCGTGCGCCGGTTCCTGGGGGCGCTCGACCTGTCGCATCTGCTCGACGATCCGCGATTTTCCGACAATGCCGCCCGGCTCGAGAACCGCGCCGCGCTCAACCGGATGATCGACGAGGTGGTCTCGACCGACGCGCAATCCGTCTGGATCGAGCGTCTGAACGCCGCAGGCGTCCCATGCGGCAGGGTCCAGACCCTGACGGAGGCGTTGTCGGATCCGCAGACCGAGGCTCAGGAAATGGTCCTGCGGGTCGAGCATCCGGGCCACGGAAAGGTCGGGATGACCGGCTTTCCGATCAAGTTCTCGAAGACGCCGCTCAGGCCGCGCCATCCGGCCCCCGATCTCGGGGCGCAGGGGGCCGACGTGCTTCGGGAGGCAGGGATCGACGATGCCACGATCGTCACGCTGCGCGAGGCGGGGATCCTGGGCTAGGCCGGAACGAAAAACGCCCGCTCCGGAGAGCGGGCGTTTCGCGGCGAAACCTGACGAATGTCAGCTATTCGACGGATGGCCGAGATTCTGCTTCTCGGCCTCGTCGCGCGCCGCATCGGCGACGCGCTTTGCCGCGCCTTCTGCCCGATCGACGGCCGCGTCGGCGGCGCTGCCCTCACCATGGCTTTCGCGATCCGCTCGATCCTTGGCGTCGCGCGCGGCCGCGTCGGCGTCTTCGCGGACTTCCTCGCCGACCTCGCGCGCCTCGTCGAGAGCGGCACCCGCGACGCGTTCGAGCTTTTCGCGTTCCTCGGCAAAGACGCGCTCGGCCTCGTCATAGAGGTGGTCGCTCTCTTCTCCGAAATACTCGTCTTCGTAGCGCGTGCGGGGCAGACTGCCCGCGATCGCGGCACCGACGGCGAAGGCCAGAGCCCCCGCGACGAGTGGATGCTCGTCGAAGAAATCGACCGCTCGGTCGGCTCCGCGGCCGATCCCGGCGCTCGCCCGTTCACTGGCGACGATCGCCCGTTCGCGTGCCGCGATGATGCGCTCGCGTGCCTCTTCGCTCATCCTTTCGGTGCCTTCGGAAAGACGGCGTTGCATGTCGGACGACCGGTCGCGAATACGTCCGGCGGCAGATTCCGCACCGTGACGCGCCGACCTCGCGTTGTCCGACACCGACCGCCTGCCGGAACGAACGCCGGCACGAAGGCGCTGACCCGCGCTCGGGCCCCGGTCCGCATCGGTGATCCAGTTCGGACCGCTGCCCTCGGGGACGGGTCCGCGCGGACCGATGGACGCATCGGCATCCGCGCCGTAGGCCGTCTTGCGACCGCCACCGATCGTAGTGTCGTCATCGGCCGCGCGACGGATCGTCTGGTCGATGTGGCTGGCGCTCGGCCCGCGACCGAAGATGAGCCAGCCAAGCCCGATCCCGGCCACGGCGAGCGCGAGCGGATTCTGCTGTGCGGAATGGGAGATCGACCGTCCCCATTCGCCGCCATGTTCGCGGGCATTGTCGGAGATGCTCCGGAAGATCGTTTCGGGCGAGAACGTGTTCTGGAGCGCGACGAGCGTGTTCTGCAGACCTTCGCGGTTTTCGCGCAGTTCCGCCTCGATCTCGTCGGGTGTTCGATGGTCACTCATTTTACAGTGCCTTCTTAACGGCTTCGCCGTCGCGTTCCACGTTCTTCGCGGTGCGCGTCGGAGCGAGCGATGTCAGTTTGAGGTCGTTGACCCCCTTGCGTGCGAGGATCGCCGCGATTGCCGCGAAGACCACGCCGACGAGAAGCGCGGACCAGCCGGCATCGAGGCCGAGTTCGGTGATCCCGACGACGAGCGCGCTTGCCAGCACGTTCAGCGCCACGAGCAGGATCACGACGCCCGCGACGATCATGCCGATCGCGGCCCCCGCCTGCTTGGCATTCTGATCCATTTCGGCACGCAGGAGATTGAGCTCACCGCGCAGCAGCGCGATGACCTGCTGGAGCGCGTCGCCGAGAAGCGTGCCGGTCTGCCGCAACTGGTGACGCGTTCCGTTGGTCTTGGTCGTGTCGGTATCGGACATCACACGTCTCCCGGTGTTCTGGTGGCGTTGGGG of Palleronia sp. LCG004 contains these proteins:
- a CDS encoding hydroxymethylglutaryl-CoA lyase, coding for MNDDHGPAARGRHITICEVGPRDGFQSEERFIPTDEKIAIVDAMFAAGLRQIQVTSFVSPRAVPQLADAEEVLARISRPEGASVSGLVANRKGAERAVGAGVDFVHGVLSASETHNRKNVNRPIDASLSEMEEVAAILAQGGVALEGGIATAFGCPFEGEVPAEQVGRIARRYQEMGAMRVSLGDTTGMATPVTVAAAISAIRDAAPGLEIGLHFHNTRGVGLACVMTGLSLGVTHYDASIGGLGGCPFAAGATGNICTEDLVYLLEESGYATGVDLQAIIAVAERTQETLGRPLPGQVMKAGPRLRRYDPDATRTAAG
- a CDS encoding tripartite tricarboxylate transporter permease codes for the protein METLIALGGGFAVALTPLNLALLLLGCFAGTLIGAMPGLGPVNGVAILIPLTFAFGFDATSSLILLSAVYFGCMYGGRISSILLNIPGDEPAVMTTLDGYPMAQQGRAADALAISGVASFVGATVSVIGLTLFAPLLAQAAIYFGPADYFALYILAFATIGGIAGVDPRKTLLSAVIGLMIATIGIDPISGIPRFTGGNYHIYDGVDAIVALVGLFAISEILFLLERRARDRSASIRVQSWLPDFRTIWATRAAMARGSIVGFVAGVLPGAGASLGAVMSYSMEKQVSNREGRFGKGDPRGVAAPEAGNNAASGGALIPMLSLGVPGSGTTAVMLAMLISLNVQPGPLLFARQPDLVWGLVASLYLANIALLVLNLPLIGLFTRMMMVPTWALMPVVAAVSFVGVFAIANSVFDLEVMILFGMLGYLLRKLDISLVPLVLGLLLGGDMERNLRRAMSISDGDWSILLSSWISIVLYVLTALFLALSVWLAVRDRRMDATRPTD
- a CDS encoding Bug family tripartite tricarboxylate transporter substrate binding protein is translated as MKLKFTAVLAGATLSALASFAPAQAQTTECIAPSAPGGGWDFTCRTIGRILTDLDLVDGNVQVTNMPGGVGAVAFAMVDGERPGDENLIVATSTVGITQIAQGRYPAPLDAMRYIAMLGADVGVIAVDADSEYDDLAAVSEAMANDPASLVTAGSSGAGGWDHIRLLQVADAAGLEDLSALRWVQFDGGTDAVTQMMGGQVDVVSTDIGEIAGFIESGDIKVLAVLSDEPIPAFPDLPTAVSQGVDVTGYNWRGLYTGGDVSDEAYQQWVDRLETLYNSEEWQSAAKESGLIPIWRGGDEFTEYVQQQEEQMAKISREIGIIE
- a CDS encoding tripartite tricarboxylate transporter TctB family protein; this encodes MTTRIVGAAVFVIAALFVMQARLYEAPFGDVLGPAVFPVIVGIPAMMLSASLVVWPGSEVAWPRPERLLRQGAALVVLLGYAWLLVPLGFLIATFLLVALLAIVLDGPAGKSVVLGAVIAPALWALFDRVLGLPLAPLGTWF
- a CDS encoding CoA transferase, with the translated sequence MSDLPLSGVRVVDLTRILSGPFCSMLLGDLGADVVKVEPPGQGDPVRKQGEIVDGMSWYFAGFNRNKRSLALDLRSDDGREVLAKLLARADILTENFRPGVLSEMGFTPERLSEINSDLIVVSVNGYGSSGPYATRPAFDFITQAMSGFMATNGTPETGPIRTAPPITDLVAGLYAALGAVAALRGREAGGPAQAVEASMMMSMMSMLAYLSSNALANGRDPVPTGNDHPIASPYGLFRASDGHIAVAPSTEVIVRRFLGALDLSHLLDDPRFSDNAARLENRAALNRMIDEVVSTDAQSVWIERLNAAGVPCGRVQTLTEALSDPQTEAQEMVLRVEHPGHGKVGMTGFPIKFSKTPLRPRHPAPDLGAQGADVLREAGIDDATIVTLREAGILG
- a CDS encoding phage holin family protein, encoding MSDTDTTKTNGTRHQLRQTGTLLGDALQQVIALLRGELNLLRAEMDQNAKQAGAAIGMIVAGVVILLVALNVLASALVVGITELGLDAGWSALLVGVVFAAIAAILARKGVNDLKLTSLAPTRTAKNVERDGEAVKKAL